The nucleotide sequence CTCAAATCTGCTATCAAAGCAGACCCTTCCAATCAAGAGGCACGATATAACTATGAGGTAGTGAAGAAATTACTTGAAGAGCAAAAAGAACAGGAGCAACAAAATCAAGATCAGCAAAATCAGGACGGAGAAGACGAGCAGGAACAAAATAAGGATCAGAAAAAAGACGGAGAACAAGAGGAACAAGAAAATAAAGACGGAGAAGATCAAGAGAAGTCCGAAGAAGAAAAAAAGAACGAAGAGCAGAAGGAACAAGAGAAAAAAGAGGGTGAGGAAGAAGAGCAAGAGCAAGAAAAATCAAAAGAGGAAATGACGAAAGAGAAGTTGGAAGAGATGGGAATAACCGAAGAAAAAGCCAGGCAATTACTTGAAGCCATGCGTCAAAGTGAAATAAAGTACTTACAGCATCAGAAAAGAAAACCGACCAAACGTCCACCAAGTGGTAAACCAGATTGGTAAGCAGCTACTATCTATACAGCTATTTTTTCCAATCTGATTTTACGATCTTTGCGTCCCGATCTGAACCATCGGGACTTTTTTTTGATTAACAACATATTAAGATAATCTAAACTCAAAATGAAAGAAGTTTACATCGCAGCAGCAGTACGTACCCCAATAGGAAGTTTCGGAGGAAAACTATCAGGCTTTTCAGCTACACAGCTTGGCACCATAGCTATTAAAGGAGCTCTTAAAAAATCTGGAGTTTCAGCAGAGGAAGTAAACGAAGTGTATATGGGTAATGTGCTTTCTGCAGGTCTTGGTCAAGCGCCCGCTAGGCAAGCAGCTATCGGAGCTGGAATAGGACACAACGTGCCATGCACTACCATCAATAAAGTATGCTCGTCGGGAATGAAGTCTGTGATGTTGGGTGCCCAATCTGTTATGCTAGGTATCAACGATGTAGTAGTCGCTGGAGGAATGGAAAACATGTCAAATGTTCCGTTTTACGTACCTAAAGCTCGATTTGGTTATAAGTATGGACATGGACAACTCACCGACGGGTTAATGCATGATGGACTATGGGAAGCTTATAATGAATTTCCTATGGGAAGCTGTGCAGATAACACCGCAAAAGAAATGAATATCTCGCGTGAAGCACAGGATGAATTTGCTATCAACTCATACAAGAAAGTTGCCGCTTCAACTGAGGCCGGAGAATTCAAAGATGAGATTGTTCCTGTTGAAATTCCGCAACGTAAAGGCGATCCAGTAATCATGGATGAAGATGAGGAATTCAGAAACGTGAATTACGATAAAATTCCTACTCTTAGACCTGTATTTAATAAAGACGGTACAGTAACAGCGGCTAATGCTTCCACTATCAATGATGGTGCTTCTGCACTTGTTCTTGTTAGCAAAGAAAAAGCAGAAGAGTTAGGATTGAAAGTGATTGCAAAGATCAAGGGGTTTGCAGATGCCGCACAAGATCCCATGTGGTTTACCACTGCTCCTTCATTGGCTGTGCCAAAAGCATTGGCACATGCTGGAGTTGATAAATCAGATGTAGATTTTTGGGAAGTGAATGAGGCCTTCTCTGCTGTAGCTCTGGCTAATCAGCAAGAATTGGAACTTGATGCTGATAAACTTAATGTCTTCGGTGGTGCTGTAGCGATGGGACATCCACTAGGTACTTCGGGAGCTAGAATCATTGCTACGCTTGTGAACGTACTTAACAAAAAAGGAGGCAAGATCGGCTGTGCAGGTATCTGTAACGGTGGTGGTGGTGCTTCTGCTATTGTTGTAGAAAAAGTATAACATTATATTAAAACACTAATGAAGAGGGGGTTACATTTGTATACCCCTCTTTAATTTTCAATTTATGATGAAAGCATTTACGCTGATTTTATTCTTGATTATCTCAAATGGTCTTGTTGCACAGCCTTTTGATCTTAGATTAAGGACTAAGAAAAAACAGGAACTTGAATATTCGATTACAACTTCTTTAGCAATAACACAATTCGTAGATGGGGTGCAATCCCTTACAAAAATGGAAATCAAGAATGAGATTAGTCTGGAAGTTAAAAACATTCGAAACGATAAGATAGAAATAACCTCACGCTACAAGAAACTGAGTCTCGATTTAGAATTTGAAGAATCCGCCATGTCTATAAATTCAGAAAGTACGGATGAGCGTGATACTTTTTCCAAGATTTTAAGTCAGCTTGTAGATAAACCTTTTCAATTATCTATTTCTGAAAAAGGCGAAATACTTGAATTTAGTGGTCTATCCAAGATCATTGATGGTGCTTTCACAGATTACAAAGAACTTCCACAAGCTAAAATTGATCAACTAAAAGGACAGTTAAACAAAGCATTTGGTGAAGAAGCCTTGAAAGGAAATATTCAATCTTTTATAACCATCTTTCCATCAAATCCAGTCAATGAAAAAGACACCTGGAGAATAGAAACATCATTTAATGATGGTATGTCAGCAAGCATTGAATCAGATTTTATTCTTGAGGATGTAAGAAAAAATCAAGCAAAAATTATATCTACGGGTATTATAGAATCATTAGATAAAGAAAAATATTTCGAATTAAACGGCAATTATTTTAAGTACAACCTGGTAGGAACTACAGATTCTGATATTGTACTAGATCCTGAAACAGGTCAGGTAATTGAAGCAATTACTCATCAGGATATCAGCGGTGATTCTTTTCTTAAGCCAAATGATCATATCGATGAAGACGTCACCATTTCAATTGAAATTAGTAATAAGACAGTAATTACCCGCTTGAACTAACCACCTAATTTCGCCAAGGATTATAGAATCAAAAGCTGGTTTCTATATATCGGATTACTCATTCTGATCGATCGAACTGAATCCAAATATTAACTCAAAATCTTCCGAATAGACCTCCCCTCTTCAAGATATTTATTTATGGCACGTTCATCCTCTGCCTCTATCAACTTTTCTAGCTTTTCTAGTTCTCGCTTGTACGCACCAATTCCTTTCAAAACCATTTCTTTATTTTCCATAAAAATAGAACTCCACATGGATGGAGAACTTTTTGCTAATCTCACGGTAGATTCAAACCCCGAACCTGCGAGATCCAAAATCACCTCACCGTCCTCTTCTTTTTTAAGTACTGTATTACTTAGTGCATAAGAAGTGATGTGACTTAGATGAGATATGTAAGCCAAATGTCGATCGTGCTCATCCGCGTCCATTTTGGTGATATAGAAACCTGCTTCCTTAGCTAGGGATTCAAACGTTTCCAATTTCATTGAATCGGACTTTTCTGTATCGCAAAGAATGAGGTTTTTACCTTGGTACAGCGCTGCGAAAGCTGCTGCTGGGCCTGAATGTTCTGTTCCCGCAATAGGATGAGCAGCGATGTATTGAGCTCTTTTAGGATGTTCATTAACCGACTTACAGATAGATGCCTTGGTCGAGCCAAAATCAACCACAAACTGATCTGGCTTTAATAAATCTAAGACTTCTGGTAGCATTGTCTTAATTGCTTTGACGGGAATCGCAAGTACGACAACATCTGCCCACTCAACCCCATTGGTTATATCGCTAAAAGTTTTCTCGACAATCCCCAATTCTTGTGCCTTATCAGCCGATTCACGATTCTGATCAAAGCTCGCAAAATGTAAATTCTTTTTGCCTTTTAAGGAAAGTGAGAAGGAACCTCCTATTAGACCAACACCCACAATTAGTAAATTCATTCTATAAATTTTAGCTTTGAAAGCAACGAATTTAGTTAGTGCATTTTTTGTGTACTAAAAACCTTTGAGAATCGTTCTAAAATGATGAAAACTCTTGCAACCACAACCTTACTCCTTTTCATTGTCTGCCTAGCTACTGCTCAGCAGACCATCAAAATTTTTTACGACCAAGGCCAGCTAAAAGAAGAATATAGAGTACTCAATGGAGATAGTTCCTTGGTGGATGGCGATTATAAGATGTATGACCCAAGTGGCAATGTCATTATTGCAGGAAACTTTGATTCTGGTGCTAAAAATGGCATTTTCTACAATTACTATCCAGACGGAAACATTCAAAGACAAACTGTCTATCAGGACAACAGACGTGAAGGACTTACGAAGGTCTTTTCCCCTTCGGGTAAGGTAATACAAGAAGCAACCTTTGAGAAAGACACACTTGTAGGATCTGTGAAGTTGTATGATGAGCAGGGCAAACTAAAAGGCATCACTTCATTCGAAAATGGAAAACCCAATGGGTCTGTGCTTTCCTACTATAGTGATGGCACAACTATCAAAGAAGAAATAAGCTATGCCGATGGTAAACCAAACGGCATCACAAAGCACTTTTATGAAAGCGGAAAACTCAAGCTGGAAGCTAATTATCAGGCAGGCCTATTAGACGGCACTTATAAAACCTACTATCCAAGTGGCGATCTGGAAATGACCGTAATAAACAAGCGTGGAGAACGTACTGGATCTGTCAAAATGTATCATGAAAATGGTCAGTTGAAGGCGACAGGCATTTATGAAGATGGTACTCTTCAAGGGGATTACCTTGTATATTTTGACAATGGAGATGCAAAAAGCGAGTATAAGTACAAAGATGGCTATCGCATTGGCAAGAGCCTGGACTATCATAAAAATGGTCAAATTCGATTGAAGTCTATGTTTTCCAATGATGGATTAAGTGCTATCATCAAAGAATACAGTGAGAAAAAACAACTCACCTCTCAAAAAGAATTACTTAATGAATTACCTCACGGAACATGGAAATATTGGGATAGCAAGGGTCATTCACTTAAAGTAGAGCGCTTCGAAAAAGGAAAGAAGCATGGAATTCAAGAAATCTATGATAAGGGGGAGAAGAGTTCGATTACTGAATACCGATTTGGCAACAAGTATGGTCCTCACACGGAGTTTTATCCAAACGGTAGTTTGAAGACAGAAGCCAATTACGAATTAAACAAGCTTGAGGGTAACTATATCGAATATCATAAAAACGGTCAAGTTGAGCATCAGGGAAAATATGTCAGAAATCGCAGGCATGGAGTCTGGAATTATTACGATAAAAAAGGAACTATTATTGATACGGTGACATACAAACATGGGGAGAAAATAGAAAAAGACTGACCTCTGGTAAATTTTCTTTAACTGAAATCCTTTTGCTGCGTAATAAGTCACATGCGCTTAAAGCTGGCCTCCATAATTCTTATCGCTCTATTCTTTTGGGGATGTGATAAAGAAAAAATACCTGAAAGATTCTATCCGAGAAATGATCACCACGCTTATTGGTATTCATTGAAACAAGCCAATTTACTAAACTCTGCACTTGGCAAAGAGTGGTTAGCAGCTTCAGAAAATCCCTTTGATGATCAAATAAAAGTAACTCTACCCTACCAGGAAGCTTTTGTTATCTCAGACTTAAAACCTGATGCAATCGGCTATCGCTTTAGTGTGAAAAGAGGTCAAAGAATTCTTGTAGATATTCAATTAATAACTGAAGACACTACTCGGATTTTTGTTGATCTTTTCCGGGTTGAAAATGATAGTTTAAAAGAGTATCGTCAAGTTGCATCGGCTGACAGCACACTTCAATTAGGTTTTGAACCTCGGAGAGATGCTTCTTATTTATTAAGAATTCAGCCCGAACTTTTAAGAGGTGGAAATTTTTCCATTACCATTGAGAACGTTCCTACGCTGGCTTTTCCAGTTGCGGGGAAGAACAAAAGAGCTATTCAAAGTTTCTTTGGTGATCCGAGGGATGGAGGTCGGAGGGATCATCACGGAGTAGACATATTTGCTAAAAGGCATACCCCAATTATTGCTCCAACAAAAGCAGAGGTTCGCTTTGTCGGTGTGCGAGGGTTAGGAGGTAAGGTGGTTTGGTTATATGATCGAAAGCGAGGAACAAACCTCTATTTTGCGCACTTGCAAGAGCAAAAAGTTAAAAAATATCAGATGGTTAACCCTGGAGATACCATTGGAACTGTGGGTAATACCGGGAATGCTCGCTTCACTCCACCGCATTTACACTTTGGAATTTATAAAAATGGACCGATCAACCCATATGCATTTATTGTTGAAGAATACAAAAGACCTGAGCCCCTGATTCCAGATTCAATATTATTGGGAAGAAAAGTGATACTAAACAATCAGTTATT is from Marinobacter alexandrii and encodes:
- a CDS encoding acetyl-CoA C-acyltransferase; the encoded protein is MKEVYIAAAVRTPIGSFGGKLSGFSATQLGTIAIKGALKKSGVSAEEVNEVYMGNVLSAGLGQAPARQAAIGAGIGHNVPCTTINKVCSSGMKSVMLGAQSVMLGINDVVVAGGMENMSNVPFYVPKARFGYKYGHGQLTDGLMHDGLWEAYNEFPMGSCADNTAKEMNISREAQDEFAINSYKKVAASTEAGEFKDEIVPVEIPQRKGDPVIMDEDEEFRNVNYDKIPTLRPVFNKDGTVTAANASTINDGASALVLVSKEKAEELGLKVIAKIKGFADAAQDPMWFTTAPSLAVPKALAHAGVDKSDVDFWEVNEAFSAVALANQQELELDADKLNVFGGAVAMGHPLGTSGARIIATLVNVLNKKGGKIGCAGICNGGGGASAIVVEKV
- a CDS encoding DUF6263 family protein, which gives rise to MMKAFTLILFLIISNGLVAQPFDLRLRTKKKQELEYSITTSLAITQFVDGVQSLTKMEIKNEISLEVKNIRNDKIEITSRYKKLSLDLEFEESAMSINSESTDERDTFSKILSQLVDKPFQLSISEKGEILEFSGLSKIIDGAFTDYKELPQAKIDQLKGQLNKAFGEEALKGNIQSFITIFPSNPVNEKDTWRIETSFNDGMSASIESDFILEDVRKNQAKIISTGIIESLDKEKYFELNGNYFKYNLVGTTDSDIVLDPETGQVIEAITHQDISGDSFLKPNDHIDEDVTISIEISNKTVITRLN
- a CDS encoding prephenate dehydrogenase, which gives rise to MNLLIVGVGLIGGSFSLSLKGKKNLHFASFDQNRESADKAQELGIVEKTFSDITNGVEWADVVVLAIPVKAIKTMLPEVLDLLKPDQFVVDFGSTKASICKSVNEHPKRAQYIAAHPIAGTEHSGPAAAFAALYQGKNLILCDTEKSDSMKLETFESLAKEAGFYITKMDADEHDRHLAYISHLSHITSYALSNTVLKKEEDGEVILDLAGSGFESTVRLAKSSPSMWSSIFMENKEMVLKGIGAYKRELEKLEKLIEAEDERAINKYLEEGRSIRKILS
- a CDS encoding toxin-antitoxin system YwqK family antitoxin, which produces MMKTLATTTLLLFIVCLATAQQTIKIFYDQGQLKEEYRVLNGDSSLVDGDYKMYDPSGNVIIAGNFDSGAKNGIFYNYYPDGNIQRQTVYQDNRREGLTKVFSPSGKVIQEATFEKDTLVGSVKLYDEQGKLKGITSFENGKPNGSVLSYYSDGTTIKEEISYADGKPNGITKHFYESGKLKLEANYQAGLLDGTYKTYYPSGDLEMTVINKRGERTGSVKMYHENGQLKATGIYEDGTLQGDYLVYFDNGDAKSEYKYKDGYRIGKSLDYHKNGQIRLKSMFSNDGLSAIIKEYSEKKQLTSQKELLNELPHGTWKYWDSKGHSLKVERFEKGKKHGIQEIYDKGEKSSITEYRFGNKYGPHTEFYPNGSLKTEANYELNKLEGNYIEYHKNGQVEHQGKYVRNRRHGVWNYYDKKGTIIDTVTYKHGEKIEKD
- a CDS encoding M23 family metallopeptidase, producing the protein MRLKLASIILIALFFWGCDKEKIPERFYPRNDHHAYWYSLKQANLLNSALGKEWLAASENPFDDQIKVTLPYQEAFVISDLKPDAIGYRFSVKRGQRILVDIQLITEDTTRIFVDLFRVENDSLKEYRQVASADSTLQLGFEPRRDASYLLRIQPELLRGGNFSITIENVPTLAFPVAGKNKRAIQSFFGDPRDGGRRDHHGVDIFAKRHTPIIAPTKAEVRFVGVRGLGGKVVWLYDRKRGTNLYFAHLQEQKVKKYQMVNPGDTIGTVGNTGNARFTPPHLHFGIYKNGPINPYAFIVEEYKRPEPLIPDSILLGRKVILNNQLLLMSEMSRTAQVKDTLYAGASISINAVNHNYIRVTNESGLTGFLDKKDTRKF